In a single window of the Acetivibrio clariflavus DSM 19732 genome:
- a CDS encoding ABC transporter permease: protein MERNNRFNYPLGSILVKSSGIIVFFVLWEIGPRLGWADNQFVPSFSTVIIELFKLFTDGDITMHIMVTLWRVLVGIIAGCVIAIPLGIILSKIHPSLIEILNPMLRLLSQANPFSLSPIFILFFGVGELAKISMITWVCIWPVLFNVIAGVKTVDPLLEKSAKALNASPFQRLSKILLPSVGPWVFAGLRTGVEISFFMVVAAEMIGTSAGLGWLVHTAGMNYRIVWIYSSAVLIIALGVFIKWFLGYAYERLFFWKTAGDFYSEVRIRKRFDTSEVLFIIFMLIVILGFGAKQIIKADFYSKSIESHDHLELYKGSGGF, encoded by the coding sequence TGGGAGATAGGGCCAAGACTCGGCTGGGCAGACAATCAATTTGTTCCGTCGTTTTCAACGGTTATTATTGAGCTTTTTAAACTTTTTACTGACGGAGATATTACAATGCATATAATGGTAACCCTTTGGAGGGTTTTGGTAGGAATTATTGCCGGCTGTGTTATTGCGATACCTTTAGGTATTATTCTCTCCAAAATCCATCCTTCTCTTATAGAAATTCTCAATCCGATGCTCCGACTTTTATCCCAGGCAAATCCGTTTTCATTAAGTCCAATATTCATTTTATTTTTCGGAGTAGGAGAGTTGGCTAAAATTTCAATGATAACCTGGGTATGTATATGGCCGGTGCTTTTTAATGTTATAGCCGGAGTCAAAACAGTGGATCCACTGTTGGAAAAGTCAGCTAAAGCCCTTAATGCATCGCCTTTTCAAAGACTTTCAAAAATACTGCTGCCTTCAGTGGGGCCATGGGTTTTTGCAGGACTTCGTACAGGAGTTGAAATTTCGTTTTTCATGGTAGTTGCAGCGGAAATGATAGGAACCAGTGCAGGGCTGGGATGGCTTGTGCATACAGCAGGCATGAATTACAGGATTGTATGGATATATTCATCGGCGGTTCTTATTATTGCTTTAGGAGTGTTTATAAAATGGTTTTTAGGTTATGCCTATGAAAGGTTATTCTTTTGGAAAACAGCCGGGGACTTTTATTCAGAAGTTAGAATCCGTAAAAGATTTGATACTTCCGAAGTTTTATTTATTATTTTTATGCTGATTGTAATTCTCGGTTTTGGTGCCAAACAGATAATAAAGGCTGATTTTTACTCAAAAAGCATAGAATCCCATGACCATCTGGAACTTTATAAGGGTTCAGGCGGTTTCTAG